The region ttgaaaaaaataaagATTTGTTAAAAATCTACCACTTTTGAGTTTGTTCATAACCCAACATTAGCTAAAAATAGTAATACTTTTAGCAGGCGCACACATCCAGAGCGATTTACTCTCAGAGCAAGTTGAACATTACATCATTTTCTTGTCCCAGAACACACTCCCTACTTACACAACTTTTCTTTGATCTTGGCTGTGGCAAAAGCACATTAAGAAGACCAAAGAGACCTTGCTCAAAATATCTAAATGGCTAATTGTTTGCATGTAAACAAAATGAATCCTTTCTCTGGCAaatctgtaaaaaaaatgttAGTAATGCCCTGTATGAATGGCATCAATTGACTCTTGAACTAGCTGCAAACTTGAGCACAAGGGCGACCAAATAAGGTGGGTGCTTCTCACTAGGTGCTTTTAGCAACACAGGTGTATTTTCATACACTAGTGttgctttcaattgtttaactgtCGGTGTGCAGGCCGGTTGGTCATGACGACGGGAATAGAGCTCCACGTTGGAggtgtcaaacagggaaatggttccaatcacaTGGTTCAAATcatacatttttcccataggggattttagaaacacttcaaataaggggtGTGTTTCgtttaggcttaccctggcgtgatgttttgataaccataCAAATCTCTattggacaaggtgacttttaccCATATAAACCTGGAGTCACACGATGATTTGTTGTGTGGTCCACTCCGACTTGGGAAAGcttgcagtttattaggctacagattaaataagttatgagcttgatgctcctttccaattaatattgagggtcttattctggtgacatgatgatcgatgcttggctgccctttgacaaataaaaataatcttgctcttttgtccataGTAATCTCATCATATAGGCTATACCCACAcggtatctgcgagctgttggctagagcacatgtGCCAAGACTGGAGTGGGCACATTCGCTATATAACACGTTTTTTTtggtgacaaaaccatcagtagaatTGAAAACAAGATGGAAACCCATTGTAACTCGGTACATTGGAATTTAACTGCAAAAGTAATGTTTATGTGcgctacgtcatcacgcacatcctttccactgggcacagacgtcaattcaacatctattccacgttggttcaacgtaatttcattgaacggacgtggaaacaacgttaatTCAACtaatgtgtgcccagtgggttttcactgcaacaagtcaatttgatggaagcACATGTTTTGATTCATGTTTGACTGACAGACCTCAAGCTAGATTCCATGCTACATGCAAACTAATGAATTAGATAGGATTACGAGTAGGAGTACGAGTAGCATTACAGGTTTTCAGATACAAAAACTACAGTCATGCTGATGGActagatatctctctctctctctctctctctctctctctctctctctatcgcactctctctcaattcaattcaattcaatgggctttattggcacgggaaacaaatgtttacattaccaaagcaagtgaaatggataaacaaaagtgaaataaacacaaaaaagtgaacagtaaatcTTACACTCActcaagttccaaaagaataaagacatttcaaatgtctatatacagtgttgtagcaATGTGCAATCAGTTAAAGTACAACAGAGCAAataataaatatgggttgtatttacaatggtgtttgttcttcactggttgcgcttttcttgtggcaacaggtcacaaatcttgctcctgtgattgcacactgttttatttcacccaatagatatgggagtttatcaaaattagattttttttgtttttcaaattctttgtgggtttgtgtaatctgagggaaatatgtgtctctaatatggtcatacatggggaggttctcccattcttctctgcagatcctctcaagctcaggttggatggggagcaatgctgcacagctacagtgccttgcgaaagttttcggcccccttgaactttgcgaccttttgccacatttcaggcttcaaacataaagatataaaactgtattgttttgtgaagaatcaacaacaagtgggacacaatcatgaagtggaacgacatttattggatatttcaaacttttttaacaaatcaaaaactgaaaaattgggaggccctagtgcacaactgagcgagaggacaagtacattagagtgtctggtttgaaaaacagacgcctcacaagtcctcagctagcagcttcattaaatagtacccgcaaatcaccagtctcaacgtcagcagtgaagaggagactccgggatgcttgtcttctaggcagagttgcaaagaaaatctCAAACTggctaataaaaataaaatattaagatgggcaaaagaacacagacactggacagaggaaaatagggaaaaaaagtgttatggacagacaaatctaagtttgaggtgttcggatcacaaagaagaacattcgtgagacacaGAAacaatgaaaagatgctggaggagtgcttgacccATTTGTAAACCATGGTGGAGGCAAtatgatggtctgggggtgctttggtggtggtaaagtgggagatttatacagggtaaaagggatattgaagaaggaaggctatcacccCATTTTGCAACatcatgccataccctgtggaaggcgcttaattggagcccatttcctcctacaacaggacaatgacccaaagcacagctatgcaataactatttagagaagaagcagtcagctggtattctgtctataatggagtggccagcacagtccctggatctcaaccctattgagctgttgtgggagcagcttgaccgtatggtacgtaagaagtgcccatcaagtcaatccaacttgtgggaggtgcttcaggaagcatggggtgaaagctcttcagattacctcaacaaattgacaactagaatgccaaaggtctgcaaggctataattgctgcaaattgaggattctttgacgaaagcaaagtttaaaagacacaattattatttaaattaaaaataattatttataacCTCGTCAACATCTTGAccatatttcctattcattttgcaactcatttcatgtatgttttcatggaaaacaaggatttttctaagtgaccccaaacctttgaacggtagtatagGTTCAACAAGGATCTACTGAGGAGGTTCTGTAAGTGCTGCTGGATATGGCTGGGACTACCCAGACACTGAGTTCAGGGATATTCCTCTGTGTTACCCAGAGACCCTCTGTTTGCGGCTGCTTGTCATGGTCATACAATGTATGATCCCATTTCTGAAAGGTGTATAATATTGAGCACACAgtgatgcaatctccatagacaaacatttacagtagagtagaattgccttactgaagagagaacgctacctgcccgaatgcatagttgcaactgtaaagtttgttggaggaggaataatggtctctGGGTGTTATTCATGGTTcaggttaggccccttagttccagggaaGGGAATTATTattgctacagcatacaattatatagtctagacgattctgtgcttccaactttgtggcaacagttttgggaaggcttttcctgtttcagcatgaaaatgcccccATGCAGAAAGCGAGGTCGATACAGaagtggtttgtcgagatcggtgtggaagaacttgactggcctgcacagagccctgacctcaaccccatcgaaaacctttgggattaattggaacaccgacttTGAGCCTCATCGCCCAACATGGACACATTAGAGCCAGATGAAGTGAAGACAGTAGATATCAATAATCCCTAGACTACAGGGCTGAAGTTTTTGTGGGCTTTCCCTACTACTCTCCACATTTTCTCCTCCTAACTTCCTGCCAAACTCTCTGGCTACATCCCCATCTCTGTCACCGCCAAAGTTCAAGAAGCCGTTGTTAGTACCAGGAATAGTGACCATTTCATTTTGGGAGAGTGCACGAGTGCAATCCTTTCCAGTGTGTCAGCTTCCAAATGGAGCAGTACGGGAGGAAGATACCTCATATCATGGGACAAATCTGCAGGACTACAGTAGAGAAAGTGAATTAAAATGATCAGTTATGACTTTGTATAAATATCATGTAGATGAAAGTCGTAATAATAAGGATATGAATTTGTATGAATCTCATCTTTGCCAATATGTGTCATCATAGTCAGTGTGGCATTGGCTTTATGGTCCAGCAGGTTTTTTACACAAATGCATCTTCGATCCAAAGTACCCCAAATACTGCTACCCTGTAGAATAAATATTTGCATCAAACAATAACTGAGGTGTAAACGCATTTTCTGTGTCCTCCTCTACAACTCCAATGCTGCTATGTTCACAGAAGCGGCATAGGCTACAGGGAATGGAGACTTTTGAATATTTTATATCCTAGTTCATTGCCTCCATGTATGTGAAAGTATTTCCTTTTGTATTATTCATTGTAAAACATTTGGTTATAGGGGACGAAGAGAAGGAATTGTCATGCTTCCCTGCACTAGTGTGATGTTTCTTAGAGGGGGAGACTGTTCCTAACATGTTATCCCTGAGGTGTGGACAGGGTAGATATGTAGAGGAACATCAAACAGTATTGTATCATGGAAATGCTTTGTAGAGATCCATTAATTCAACTATACTAATGTTTAATGTCAGTGTCTCTACTCAAGCATCTTTTCTGAGTGGAGATTAGATTCTGGATTGTATGTAAATGTTCAATAGATATAAATACAATTCATTGCAGTTTCAGCTAATGTGGTAAAGAAATCATCTTTATTGTGAGCGGATTAGGTGGCGTAAAACCATTCTATTGTCTGCACGCCCATAGAGATGCAATTCTGCTGTTGTAGAGTTGTAAATACCCTCTTTAAATTATGTGATCAGTAGCTCAGATCTCTTCCGCCTTACTGCATGTGGTAGTCGTGTGAGTGTAATCAGTGGAGCATCCCATGACTGCCTATCCTTGCACAGAGAGTATATGTATTTTCTGAGTGCATGAgatgagggaaggagggggaggggggggggggttgttaagAAAGGCATCTCTGTTTGTAGACCTTCATATCACTGGAAAACTGAACCGCGCCTGACAATATTTACTGTCTGACTGCCCACTGATCAAATCCTGACAATATGTCCTACATGTGACGTGATTTACATAAACCCCCTAACATCTTGAAGAAGAAGCTGGAAGGAGGTTTTACTGCTCAATGGAGGACTGCACAACTTTTGGTAAAATAAAATTATAATCACTTTGCCTGCAGCTCTTGTACATTCTGGAAACATGGCTCAGTGATTGTTGTTGAATGGGATTGAGGAAACAGTAAATCATACTGTACCTATAGCTTGATTGTAGGTAACATAATGGCATGTTTGGTCTTACTACAGCTTATTAGGCTGTGTAGCAAAGCTTTGAATGAACCATACTTTTTGTAGTGATGAAAATACACCAAATTCCCCATTTTCTTATTCCCCACTCAGTGACCACAAAGCAGCATTTGCTGCTCATCATGCAGAGACAGGTGGCTGGATTCTGGAACTATTCAAGGACGTATGAACATGACTATCCACTATTTTAATCAAAGTAAGtccaaaaatgaaaaaaatatttcaatTCCATGATTGTGAAACCAAGCAAATTAGCTTTGATTTCGCTATACACAATCAGACTTTGTGCAGGCCACTGTTCGCTTAATTAAGTTACACATTTTGATAGGCTAACTAAAATACTTATTGGATTATTTTCATTGTCATCTCTTTAGAACAATACCCAATTACTTTCCAAACAGTTTTTCCACGATTGTATATTTAAATATTGCGATATGCCTGGCTGGGTCTCTCTGCTTTTCACTGAATATTGTAATTTAACAATCATCTAGTTGGTATCTGGAGCGCACGCTTCCCAAATGGCGGGCCCTTCCGACTTCAGGTTATGCCATTTAAACCATTTTTTAAAAAGCTAATAatcctctgtggccaaatcatgcttGTTGGTGTAGTAGGCTATTTTAtatgatttgtatttatttatgtaaaGACAGGAGTAAGCAAATTAGACTATATACTTTTGACAATTAATTTTATTTAGCTTCCCCTAGCAGTATGGACACGGCGCCGATGCCTTTTGATGTGGCATaaacaaccagtcatgatgttttcatcagaTTGTCAAACAATCACAAAGGCGCTCCTGTAGACTACCCACGCACGTTCGTTCACTCACAAAATAATTTCAGTATCCAAACCccaacagtgcactgtgcacccgcAATTTGATGCATGGAAAGGGACATCAGTTACAAAACACCTACGTGTAGTGTAATGGCATTCTGCGATTGTCATTAGGCCTACATTTGTAGCCTTAATTGATGCATCCACTGTTGTTAACGCGCGCTTCGGTCTCGGCCACTCATCTCCGCATTGTCCGCGAATGTTTCTGCCTCTGCACCTTGACAAAATGCAAGTGTTCTCCTCAAACCACAAAGCAATTTGGAACTTATACCATCCGGTTTCCAGTAAATTGTCACATTTATCATGCGGCTGACATACAGTATAAATAATGGTGTAATCGCCTATAGTTTTCTGGGCATGTTGTATTAATTGTGATAGGCTCACGTTTTACCAGTATGgcgtacccccactatttattttaccGGGACGCCATAACGGACCATACCGCTTTACTTTCATCCCTGCTTGATGCTCTCTTCTGTGGATAGCATAACCTATTGTTAAACTTGCATACCCCCTTACAATATAATGCAATAATTGTGTAATTTCAAATCAGTTTTTCATTATTGATCCATTTTCCCTCGACCACTAAGCCTTTTGAAATGTTGTATTATTAATTCATGGGGTCCCTATTCTGTAATGCTTAGAACTCAGTCATGTGTAACAGGGCCAATCCTTTAAACTGTGGAATGCATTCCAGTTAGTGTGTCTGGAATGGCAGAGCCCTGCTGATGACTAAAAGCTTGGCTATGTCTGGTTGGATGATAGTGTGGTTCAATGTCCCATCATGCCCTGcccactgggaacacactggttgaatcaacattgtttccaattTTCAATTAAATTAGTTGAACCAACATGGGAAATtagttgaattgacgtctgtgcccagtggctaGTACCATTCTCCCTCAATTTAGATTATGTAAGGCTTTTAGGGGCCAACTGTAGAAGGAGCAATGTTTGCATCATCCTATTACAACAATTTCAATAACATCTATTAATAAATTGTTAGACTAACAAATTCATATCCTGAATAGACGCTTCACGGAAACATGTTCTTACTAACAActgctcactgtgtgtgtgtggcaaggtAGTGTCTTATGGAGCTGCTACTTTTAGCAACTGTCCCTCAGTTACTCACTCACTTAAAAGGAGAAtctccacactgtcctctcctgAAAGGGTTTAGATCCTATGGGAATTTCAGTTGTTTTTGCCTTTTTTAAAGTTCTCACTTCATTCATTTATCTTTAAAGACCTATACTAAATGGAAGCATGTTCCCTCTTTGTACCAATCAGTTTGTTATCATAATGACTATTTCACACGCTCCTGAATGGACTGTTTTCTTTGATACAGTATTGTGCGCTAAACTAATTTAAAGGTTTTAACCAGTCCACACTGGATAAATCAGGAAAAAAAGTAATTGAATAAGAGTTTTATTGTCTTTCACAGGTGTTCACATAATCGCTAAGCATGGTCTCTGAAGACAACTATTACAACGTTAAAACTGGGAAGCCTGGAGCTCTTTTAGCTCAAGTGAAATAGAGATGTCTAAGTTATGTTATGACAGAAGGGGGGTGATGATAATTCCCTTTTCTATTTCAGTGCAGCGCACCTCAGAGCAGTGCATGAAGAAACAAAGGAAAAGCGAGAACAGCgccatccacctctcctctccagtggtgGAGGGCGAAAGGAAGATGGATGGAAGCAGTTTGACAGTTTATGGTGACGGCCAGAAGGTGAAGGTGGTGTACGAGGTATACCCTGGTGATGTCCGCATCATGGAGAATGATGCCCACTCCCAAAGACTGTTCCAGGTCACCAGCAGAGATGGTGGAGGAAAGGTGCCCTCTCCATCGGACGTAGTCACCAACGGCAGGGGACAGAACGACCTACAGGATCAGAATGCTCCAAAGGTCTGTAACGTAATGGTGATTTGTGATGCCTCCAGCAGCCAGCCCTGCTCTGGGCCTGAGGACAACTCAACAGACACACACGAGACTCTAACAGAGACTTCAACTATGACCTTTGTGGATGCACACACCATTGATGAGTCGGGGGAGACACACAGCCTACTCTGTGTAATGGAGGTACACATTAATAAGGAGTTTGTCctcattgatgatgatgatgacggtgACATGTCCCTAAGAGAGAAGACTGTCACTAACATGTCCATCATGGATGGTAATGCTGCAGACCTGGTCTGTGGCAGACGGCTGTCCATCTCTACTGACACTTACTCTGAGTGTAAAGAGGAGAGTGTGGCCCCGGAACCCACTgcacaagcagacacacacactaaaaagCAGCCCTGTTGCTTCTGTTCCATTCTATGATCATTCTATCTGTTCCTTTTTATGACCATTTCATCCATTCACACTGTATCAGAGGCAGAGCACATACTGTAGTAATTTTTAGTTTTtgtaattttgtatacattttctATCAATCAACCCCTATTGTCTTCAAAAGCTGCCCACTACTCTGCACAAAATGAGTGTGGTGATGTTAAAATCATGGTTATTTGTCATGTCATGTCACTGCACAATATTTGCATCGATTTTGCATTCTTATTTATAGTGTTGGGTAATACGAAATAAAGGTGCATAGTGAAATCATCAGCATTTCTCTTAGCTACTCAGGACCACTTTGAATGCTTCTTGAATCAAACACTGTGATCTGAATAATAGGTTCTTTACAGAAAGCCTTTGAGTGATCATGTGTTGATTTCCATTTATGTTCTGCTTGCTCTTCTTCACTTTAGATACACTTTTAATACTTGTACTTTATGTACTAATATGTGTCCTTTGTTTACTGTACATTCAATAAACTTCAATTTTTTTGCATTCCTAAATATTGTAGTCAAATGTCTTGAGAAAAGTCATCTGAAGTAGAGGCCCTTGCCTGCTCTATACATTCTATGCCTATTTAGTTACAATGTTGTGTTACCATACATTGCATCTTCCTCTGTACAGTATATGTGGAGAGACCCTAGTGGAGTGTTTGTTTGCTGGTTTTAGGGACAGGCTGGTGCTTAATCAGGCCTCTCCAGCAGGCACAGTGTGACATGGGTTCAATgggagagtgatagagggagacCCCCTCTGAGTCCTGGTGGGCTGGGTGATGATAGCAGCATGGTGGACTTACAGTATCTCCCCCTCCTACACTACTGTATACTAGACTAACTCGCTCCCCAAAAACCAACTGGAAACACAGCTCAATGGTGAATGGGTGTTCTCACTGTGTTGACCCTATTGTTGCGATGGTGAGCCAGTTTTACTCCATTTCACACCTTGTTTTTTTAGCATCAGGGGACAGGGTTTTCCTTAAATACATGTGACAAAGCATCTAGTGTGGGTTGAAGTTATGATGGGTCTCACAAACACTGTGGATAAAGTGGATTCAGGAAAAGGTAGGCTGTATAAACAAGTAGGCCTGCCTACAATTTGAAGATTAATTTACTTAAATTCATTGTATATCACCAATTGTTCATGTCACTCCCATATCTATGTTAATCATTTATACATTGGACTGCTTATTTACCTAGTTTTAAACTTATTTAATTcataatgttatgttatgttatgccaTATATAGTAGCTCTTATTGGCGTACACATCATAACTGTGGTAAATGCTAATGTGTTTTATATGTCTCCCAAAGTGTGGAGTACATAATCCTTCATATTAGCATCTCCTGCACTGCTAAAATGCTACTACAACCTCTGTGCTGTGTACAAGCCTGTGAATAGAATGTGTCTGACTATATGGTGGAAAGACTActgtatttatttcatttttactTTTGCGTTTTACTAAGAAAAGGctgtatgttttttatttaagTAGTATGTGTTCAGGAAGTGGAAATGTGTCTAATAAGCTATAACACTTTTGTTCATGAATatttatattttgtgttttaagttatcaTTTCAGTTGTACTTGGTGTTATCACTGTTACACACAATACAGTAAAACTGAATATGTCAAAAATGCTGATGATGACAAACCACCATTGCCAACATCACCATTGAGACAGCGGTGGTTGGATTTTATTGTGACCTCAGCTAACTCTGATACCCATCTCTCAAGTCTGGTTATCAAATCCGCTCAGCACCGTGGGGTCTGCAAAATGGAAATAAATAAAGCTGCGGATAaaaggatatgtagaggaggttGGTAAACAGGGCAGAgtcagacaggtacagaatggcaggcaggctcgtggtcagggcaggctgaatggtcagaaCTGGGGATACAGAAAGCAGAGAGATGGGAAAAcatgctggtaagacctgacaagaccaGATGAAccgcaacagacaaacagagaacacatgtataaatacactggggaagatgggcgacacatgaaggggggtggagacaagcacaaagacaggtgaaacagatcagggcgtgacaagacaGAAAAGATTATTAGGAGATGAAATGTTGAGTTCCTAACAAGTTCAGAAAGCCAAAAGCTAGAGCTCTGTGAGACATTCACAGCGATGGGGGCAGACATTTTGATCAAGAGAgacaaatatataaatatgtattttacagttataaggaatCTTATAGTTAGTCATTTTCTACTTTGAGTATATTATATTTAGAAAGCATACAAGTCATTTCAAGCCTTATTCATACAGCTATTCATATTTTCACATTTGTATCATCTTTGTcctgtgtacttgagcttgtgtcctcaaaagtgactacacctcagcaatttataactatttttaccagaaaggtgagattttaaCCTTTATTGGAGCATGCaacattactagttattgtttatggccgtTTCATGGTAAAAGTATTACTTTTGGGGATTACGTAGATTACATTTTCAATTACTGTTAGCTTAATTTAACTGGTTAAGTTCTAGAGATTGACTGTCGGGAGCCAGTGTTTATATCCCATGCTAAGATGCTATGGAACCGGACATCGTTGATTGGTAGTGTGGTTTATTACCGATGTGTTGAAGGATATTACACCACGAGTTGGAGAGAATACACTTTGGGAGGATATAGAACTTCATGAATGAATGTATTGAAAGACATGTATTTAAACGTACAGTATATTCAAATGCAAAATTGCTAAAATgggtaatttccactttgaaatttcagccCCTATAGAAGGTCTATTAAttacaatccacataataattcacatttccttttgCTGCCAACCCATAAGGTGACTTGGTCATTTGACTGTAGGAAAGGGCTACCAAAAACAAATTGATTTCAGTGAGCAGAGGTAAACTGTGGGGCTCCACTAAACCTTCCCCATACTAACATGTTGTCGGTCAATACAACTGAGTTGAGTATGTATGTAAGGATGGATTATACCAGGAGGGTGGACATAGTCTCTCAACTTGTACACCATCAGGGTAGTGGGGAATTGTTTCAATAATATGCAAAGTTATATTAACAATATAACCGTGAACCCATTATATTGTGTTAAAGTGCTCACATTCAAATTGATGCTGTGTTGTTTGTCATGTTTACACCTACCAATGGAAGAGAGACGTCCAGCACCTAGTACTCTGTACCAGAAGGGGGTAATGTTGTATTGGGTAATTGGTTGTATTGAGAGTGTGCGTCCGTGTTGTAAATTCATGTTTAATCATGATCCTGATTATGTTACAACAAAATAATGAAAACTAgtatttgtatatactgtatattgtgatCTAATAATTTATGGTAATCGTCACAGGATCTCCTTTGTATATTTCAATTGATATGACTTCTACCATGTTTTTTACAGCTAAATGCGGACCAGCCCCTGCTCTGGCCAACTCAGAGGAGATGTAGCAGAACACAAGTGTTGTGTTCCATCCCTGTCTGGAGGGATTCCacagctggagaggaaggaacacCTCTGTGTGTGACATCACTGGGAAGTGGCAGGCTACTACACTGCAATGCCATTCATGAATCGTAAACCATAGTTCACTTGAAAATCCTTTCAGTATATGGAAGGAATTTGCAAATCAGTGAacttttttatttactttttaatGTTTTTTAACACGTTGTTTCTCATCTCTTGTGAATACCAGAAATCAAGCCTGCCATCAGCGACGGTTGTTTTAATGAAAAATGTTTGCGTTGGAATGCAGACAAGTATGAAGAAGACACAGAACATTACAGAGTAAGTTTATCTGAACAAGGACCATAAACTATACAAAATTGTTGATTAGAAAAAGTGCTCTCTGAACTGCATACACCTATGCATATACCTTGACATAGTTATTtgatctgtctacctgtctatcaCAGGTAGCATTTTCGGGATTCAGGGACAATCCAAGGTCATTCCATGACAAGAGGAAAGCTCCACTTCAGACCTCCCTGATATCTGCCTGAACCTGCTGCCTGTTACCAGCTATACAATCAGCATTACTGCACTGTGCAGGTTCACTTCCAGGGTCACAGCTAACACCAGCCTACAAGGTACACTACAAACAACCTCAACTAATAACAGTTGGATGATTAAATATTTTAAGGTATTATGAGAAATATGAAGCATAATATTTATTTTAATATAGACTTTGACATGATATTTAAATGTGTCAAGAACTTCTTCTCTTATAGTTCCTCAAACCAAATACATCTTTATAGAGAAGTTGAGGCTCCATTGCCACTGTGGCTACACAGATCAGCTAACACTGTGGACCCAGTTAAATAATTAATAATtttacctctatccctctacctcacTAAATGCTGATTTAATATCTTGAAATGGACCCAGTGACGTCTGCCACTCTCTATTATGACACAAACACTTTTCTCTTTTGTTCCTGGGTTTACAGTTTCTTCCAGGTGGCACTGGAGGAGACCCGTGTGTTTGACTGCAGCTCTCCTAAGAATCCAGTCTCCTCCAGTCAGAGGGAGTCCCATGGACAGTGCGTCACTGCCCAGGTCCATCTGAGGGATGAGGGGAACGAGATGACCCTAACTGTGGCCGACGGAACCTACTATGATGTCTACTACAACACGCGACTACAGAATGGCAGAGACTATTACATCATATCACAAGCTGTCAGTCAATGGGGGAGGGGCAAGACCGACTACTATGCATTGGAAATAAATTATAGGTGGAGTTTATTCATCAGAAAGGAATGACAGTTTTGAAGGTCTTTAACAAAGTTATGTTGATTGTTGATCTTATTGAACTCCTGTGCTATTAGTCATACTGTGCCATTGGAACTATTTTCTAGGATTTCAAGCACACTTGTGTTATTTGGGC is a window of Oncorhynchus mykiss isolate Arlee chromosome 11, USDA_OmykA_1.1, whole genome shotgun sequence DNA encoding:
- the si:ch211-12e13.12 gene encoding paralemmin-2: MNMTIHYFNQMQRTSEQCMKKQRKSENSAIHLSSPVVEGERKMDGSSLTVYGDGQKVKVVYEVYPGDVRIMENDAHSQRLFQVTSRDGGGKVPSPSDVVTNGRGQNDLQDQNAPKVCNVMVICDASSSQPCSGPEDNSTDTHETLTETSTMTFVDAHTIDESGETHSLLCVMEVHINKEFVLIDDDDDGDMSLREKTVTNMSIMDGNAADLVCGRRLSISTDTYSECKEESVAPEPTAQADTHTKKQPCCFCSIL